The following DNA comes from Elusimicrobiota bacterium.
CTGGCAAAAACGGTTTATTCAGTTGAACGAATTTTTACACTTTATGAAAAATCCAAAAAAATACTTTCAGAACTTGGCTATAGAAATGTTTTTTTATATCAAGCTGATGGTACAGAAGGGCTGAAAGAATCAGCACCATTTGACAGAATTATTGTTACTGCAGCTGCCGACAGAATCCCTGAAGCGCTAATTAAGCAACTTAAAGAAGGCGGACGGATTGTAATACCCGTCGGTGAACGGTTCTCGCAGGATTTGATTGTTGGTGACAAAATTCACGGTAAGTTAGAAACACAAAATTATGGTGGCTGTGTTTTTGTACCTTTAATTGGAAAATATTGATTTTCACTTAATTACTTAATCGCTTAATCGCTGACTTTGACCGGGGTGTGGCCCAGTGGTAGGGCACTCGCTTGGGGTGCGAGTGGTCGCAGGTTCAATTCCTGTCACCCCGAAATTCCGGGGCGTAGCGCAGATGGTTTAGCGCGCATGGTTCGGGACCATGAGGTCGCTGGTTCAAATCCAGTCGCCCCGAAATACATAAAAATACTGATGTTTCAATACCATATAATAGTTCAAGGTGAAGTTCAGGGAATCGGTTACAGATATTTTGTTATAAGAGAGGCAAAACAGTTAAAAATAACCGGCTGGGTAAGAAATCTATTAAACGGCGATGTAGAGATTATGGCAGAAGGTGAAAACGAAACTCTTGACATTTTTGCAAACACTCTTAAAACAAAACATTTTTATGCAAGAGTAGAAAATCTAAAAATATCAAAAACAGAAATTGCAAAAAACAATTTCGCTGATTTCAATATAACATTTTAATTAAAGGAGTAGAAGCGGAATAACGCAGATTAGAACGTAGATAAACGCTGAAATTTCCGCGTGAATCAGCACATTATTCTGCGTAGATCTGCTTCTAGACTGTATATGGATATGCTTGACCCTGTAAAACTGTATTTTTCAACCATCAAAAAAATCCCGAAAATAACGAAACGGGAAATTGAAGTGCTGATGCCAAAAATCAAGAAGGGCGACAAAAATGCCAAAAAAAGAATGATTGAAGGGAACCTCCGTCTTGTGATTCCAATTGCAAGAAAGTATTACAGACAGGGTATCCCATTCTCCGATTTAATTGAAGAAGGGAATCTTGGGTTAATGAAAGCGATTGAAAAATACGATATAAAAAAGGGCTATTATTTTTCTACATATGCGACTTTCTGGATAACGCAGTGTATTTCTCGCTATGTATCAACCCAACTTAAAACAATAAGAATCCCCGAGCATATCATCGCACGGTTAAGAAAATGGCTTACTGCATATGAACTGCTTAAACAGAAACTTGGCAGACATCCTACTTCCAAAGAGATTGCAAGAAGATTGAAACTTTCGCCAGAAGATATTCTACATCTTTTAGAAAATCTTGAACTTTCTAAATCCGCAGCATCACTTGATATGAAAATTGATGATGAAGAAACAATCTCGCTATCGGATGTTATTTCAGACGGTGGCAAGGAAGACCCGACTTTGCTTATCAAATACTTGAAAATAACCAAACAGATAGAGACGGTTCTTGAAAAACTTTCAGCAAACGAAAGAGAGGTAATAATCCTGCGATTCGGGTTAAGAGGTGAAATTTCGCATACACTTGAAGAGGTCGGAAAAATAATAAAATTGACTCGGGAAAGAATCAGACAGATTGAATCAACCGCATTCAGAAAAATAAAACAGGCAGTTATGAAACTACAGTTTTTAGAAAAGGACGAGATGTAAATCACGAATAGAGGCACACGAATAAAGGCAAATATCACGAATTAACCCGAATAAGGGCAAGGTTTTATTCGTGAATATTCGTGATGTAATTCGCAATGTGTTATTCGTGATTTAGCGGAGCGATTATGAACTTAAAAAAACTTATTAGAGATGTGCCGGATTTTCCGAAACAGGGAATTATTTTCAAAGATATCACGCCGCTTCTGAAAAATGCAAAAGGTTTTAGGCTGGCAATCAACAAGATGGCAAAAAAATATAGAGACAAGGAAATTGACAAAATCGCTTCTATGGAATCGCGTGGGTTCATTTTTGGGGCTGCACTGGCACTGAAACTCGGTGTTGGATTTGTTCCAATACGAAAAAAAGGGAAACTACCGTATAAAACTGTCTGTGAAGAATACCAACTTGAATATGGCACCGACATTCTTGAGATACACGAAGATGCAATCGCAAAAGATGAAAATGTGTTAATTGTTGACGATGTATTAGCAACCGGCGGAACCGCAAAAGCAGTGTGCACATTAGTTGAAAAACTCGGCGGTAAAATTGTAGGAACCTGTTTTCTAATAGAACTTTCGTTTTTGAACCCTTACGAAAAATTAAAAAATTACGAAATTTGTTCTTTAATAAAATACTAAAAAGGCAGGTGAAAGATAAAAAATAAAAGGTTAAAATTTTTTGGATTTTAATTTATACCTTTAACCTTCAACCTCAAAAACTGCTCTGCAGTTTTTGAATGCCCCTGTAGCTCAAATGGATAGAGCACCGGTTTCCTAAACCGGTTGCTGGCAGTTCAAATCTGCCCAGGGGCATATTAAAGGCAGGCTAAAGGTAAAAAGTTAAAATTAAAATTACAGCAAAACATTTTAACCTTTAACCTTTAACCTTTAACTTGATTTTATTATGATTGACCTACATACGCATACATTATTTTCTGACGGTGTTTTATTGCCTTCTGAACTGGTCTGTCGTGCAAAAAACGCAGGTTATAGAGCAATTGCTCTAACTGACCATTGTGATTTTTCAAATATGGATTTTGTTGTAACGCGAACAAAACGGATTACATATGAATTAAGCAGATACTACAAAATCAAGGTTATTGCCGGCTGTGAAATAACATATGTGCCACCGCCACTTGTAGTAAAAGCGGTAAAACAGGCAAGAAAACTCGGCAGTGAAATTGTTGTCGTCCACGGTGAATCACCAGTTGAACCGGTGCCTGAAGGGACAAACAGAGCAGCGATTTTATCTAAATGCGATATACTTGCACATCCAGGATATATAACAGACGCAGATGTAAAACTTGCCAAAAAAAACAATGTTCTTTTAGAAATCACAACAAGAACTGGGCACAGAAAAGCTAATTCGTATATTAGCAAATTAGCTAATAAGCTAATTGTGAAACTTGTGCTGAATACAGATACACATCAACCTGAAGATTTATTAGATGATAAAAAGATAAAATCTGTGCTTAAAGAAGCGAACCTAAATTATAGCGATTTTCAGCAAATGCAAAATAACGCTAAAAACCTATTACATAAATTCTTAATTCTTAGTTCTTAATTCTTAATTCTCTCCGAAGGAGAATCTATGGCTCGTCAATGGGTAAAAGATGAACTCAAAAAGGATTTTTTAATAAATTTTATAGAAATTGCTATCCCTTATATAAAAGCACATCGTGATGTAATCATTGCTTCTGTTGCGGTGGCTGGAATCATTATTATTATCGCTGTAATCAGTATCAACCGTCTTACAAAAGCATCGCAGTTGGCAACAGAACAGATCGGGTTTGCATCTATGTATTTGCGAGCAGGTTATCTTGACCAGACGATTCAACTTTGCGACCAGATAATTCAAGCACATCCGACAGGGCTTCAGGGCGGCTATGCACATTTTTACAAAGCAGAAGCATTACATCACAAAAAAAATTATGAAGAAGCAGTCAAGTCGTATCAAACCGCATTACCTTTATTAAAAAAGAAAGAAGATCTCGGCGCAATGATACTTTTTGATATTGGTAATTCACAGGAATCCGCAGGAAAATATCAGGACGCAATAACCACATACAAACAACTTTTGAATGACTACTCTGCACATTATCTTGTCCCGGAAGCGCAACTTGGTCTTGCAAGATGTTGTGAAGCGGTAG
Coding sequences within:
- a CDS encoding tetratricopeptide repeat protein translates to MARQWVKDELKKDFLINFIEIAIPYIKAHRDVIIASVAVAGIIIIIAVISINRLTKASQLATEQIGFASMYLRAGYLDQTIQLCDQIIQAHPTGLQGGYAHFYKAEALHHKKNYEEAVKSYQTALPLLKKKEDLGAMILFDIGNSQESAGKYQDAITTYKQLLNDYSAHYLVPEAQLGLARCCEAVDDIQSAISYYQTVGSLNPTTVYKNIADARLKILQSQK
- a CDS encoding histidinol phosphate phosphatase domain-containing protein → MIDLHTHTLFSDGVLLPSELVCRAKNAGYRAIALTDHCDFSNMDFVVTRTKRITYELSRYYKIKVIAGCEITYVPPPLVVKAVKQARKLGSEIVVVHGESPVEPVPEGTNRAAILSKCDILAHPGYITDADVKLAKKNNVLLEITTRTGHRKANSYISKLANKLIVKLVLNTDTHQPEDLLDDKKIKSVLKEANLNYSDFQQMQNNAKNLLHKFLILSS
- a CDS encoding RNA polymerase sigma factor RpoD/SigA, with the translated sequence MDMLDPVKLYFSTIKKIPKITKREIEVLMPKIKKGDKNAKKRMIEGNLRLVIPIARKYYRQGIPFSDLIEEGNLGLMKAIEKYDIKKGYYFSTYATFWITQCISRYVSTQLKTIRIPEHIIARLRKWLTAYELLKQKLGRHPTSKEIARRLKLSPEDILHLLENLELSKSAASLDMKIDDEETISLSDVISDGGKEDPTLLIKYLKITKQIETVLEKLSANEREVIILRFGLRGEISHTLEEVGKIIKLTRERIRQIESTAFRKIKQAVMKLQFLEKDEM
- a CDS encoding acylphosphatase — translated: MFQYHIIVQGEVQGIGYRYFVIREAKQLKITGWVRNLLNGDVEIMAEGENETLDIFANTLKTKHFYARVENLKISKTEIAKNNFADFNITF
- a CDS encoding adenine phosphoribosyltransferase, encoding MNLKKLIRDVPDFPKQGIIFKDITPLLKNAKGFRLAINKMAKKYRDKEIDKIASMESRGFIFGAALALKLGVGFVPIRKKGKLPYKTVCEEYQLEYGTDILEIHEDAIAKDENVLIVDDVLATGGTAKAVCTLVEKLGGKIVGTCFLIELSFLNPYEKLKNYEICSLIKY
- a CDS encoding protein-L-isoaspartate(D-aspartate) O-methyltransferase gives rise to the protein MVEIQIIARGISDKKVIDAFLKIPREKFIDKKFYTSAYDDHPLPIDEGQTISQPYIVAIMTKLLNLTGSETVLEIGTGSGYQTAILAELAKTVYSVERIFTLYEKSKKILSELGYRNVFLYQADGTEGLKESAPFDRIIVTAAADRIPEALIKQLKEGGRIVIPVGERFSQDLIVGDKIHGKLETQNYGGCVFVPLIGKY